CGGCGCCGGGCCGAGGAGAGGAAAGGGACGGAACAGGAGATGCGCAGCAAACTGCGCTCTGCGGAACGAAAGCGTCATCGCTACCCGCTTCCCGGTGACGATCTGCCGCCGCTGGGAAGACCGGTCGCCATCTCCTACGGCATCGTCATCTTTACTTATATCACCGGCGAACTGGCCGACCCGGATATCGTCGCGGACGTCTATCCCGGTGTGACCGAGGATCACGTCTGGGGATATTGGCGGGCGCCCACGCTCGAAGAACTCGTCCGCACCTGGCCTGCGAAAACGCCTCCCGTTCAAGGTGCCGAGTGGTGGCTGCCGACGATCGAGGAACTAAGGCCGGCGCGCCGCGCGGCAAGATCGCGCGAAGCCAGGAGGCGTGGGAAGACGCCCGTGATTTGAAGAAGGACATAAGCGACCAATGCATGTCGCCCGGAAGTGTGCAGCGGTTCCGGGATAACGACATGCATCAAAACAAAGAGCTAAAGCGCGTCACATGAATCAAGTTTGATGCGACGCGCTTTAGGCCTAAAGTCCGAGGATCCTTGCTCGATGGAACAAGTTTCGGCGACGGCCATTTGTCGTCTATGAAAACAGCCCTGCCGATGTCGCTGCTCGCTTTGATCATCTCCGTTGGCGATGGTGTCGCGGCAGAACTCAAACCCGATGCAATCAACGCCGCTTCGATTGCATCAATCAAAACAGAAAAGCGCTCGTCCGACGATCCGGACCCGGCAATCGTCCGCCTCCAGGTCCTCCTCGATCGGGCAGGCGCATCTCCTGGTGTCATCGACGGGCTCACCGGCGAGAACGTCAACAAGGCGGTGGCCGGTTTCGAGGCGATGAACAAGCTTCCCATCGATGGAAGGGCGGACCCGGACGTCGTTTCCCGCTTGGAAGAAGGTGCCTCGATACCGATCGTCGAGAGCTATGTCGTCTCGGCGGACGACGCCAAGGGCCTCGTCGATCGGATACCCGAGGATTATGGCGAGAAGGCCAAGATGCAGAGCTTGGGATATACCAGCGTTGCGGAAAAGCTATCCGAGCGGTTCCACATGGGTATCGATCTCGTCAATGCGCTCAACCCGGCTTCGCAGTTTGCGCCTGGCGATACGGTGTGGGTGGTGAACCCCGGTCCCCCGAGGAAAGGCAAGGTCAAGAGGATCGAGGCCGACAGGAAGACGGGCCAGGTGCTCGCCTATGCCGAGGACGGAGCGCTGCTTGCAGTCTATCCCGCGACGATCGGCAGCGAAGACAACCCGGCGCCGTCGGGCAAACACAAGGTCAAGGGCGTCGCGAGAATGCCGGTCTACCGCTATGACCCGAAGCGCAACTTCAAGCAGGGAAAGAACGACAAGGTCCTGACCATTCCGAAAGGGCCGAACGGTCCGGTCGGTACCGTCTGGATCGATCTGACAGAG
This Rhizobium acidisoli DNA region includes the following protein-coding sequences:
- a CDS encoding L,D-transpeptidase family protein: MSSMKTALPMSLLALIISVGDGVAAELKPDAINAASIASIKTEKRSSDDPDPAIVRLQVLLDRAGASPGVIDGLTGENVNKAVAGFEAMNKLPIDGRADPDVVSRLEEGASIPIVESYVVSADDAKGLVDRIPEDYGEKAKMQSLGYTSVAEKLSERFHMGIDLVNALNPASQFAPGDTVWVVNPGPPRKGKVKRIEADRKTGQVLAYAEDGALLAVYPATIGSEDNPAPSGKHKVKGVARMPVYRYDPKRNFKQGKNDKVLTIPKGPNGPVGTVWIDLTEPTYGIHGTPEPKLIDKVGSHGCVRLTNWDVEELAGMVKPGVLVDFVNRSSVAPK